The Pseudomonas oryzicola genomic sequence CATGCACATCACCGTGGTGATCCTGCGTGACGACGGCTACGGCATGATCCGCTGGAAGCAGGCCAACATGGGCTTCACCGATTTCGGCCTGGACTACGGCAACCCGGACTTCGTCAAGTACGCCGAAGCCTATGGTGCCAACGGCCACCGTGTGGAAAGCGCCGACGGCCTGCTGCCACTGCTCGAGCACTGCATCAAGACCCCGGGCGTGCACGTGATCGACTGCCCGGTCGATTACAGCGAGAACGACCGCATCCTCAACAGCGAACTGCGTGAGCGCGCGCTGGCGGTGTAAAGCGTAACAGCCCAGTTGCTGCTGCCTATCCGGCAGCCACAGGTATCTCCCGATCCTCTGGCTGTCGGCTGGTGCTAATTAACAACCCCTTCACCCCTTTGGTAATTGTTCACGCTCGGTTCTTCAACGCATGAAGAGCACGAGAACATGACCATCGGTTCAACACACAACCATCCTGCAAACCTCGCCATCGAGCCCTCCCAGCCCATGCAGCCGTGGGCCGCGCGTTACCCTAACCCTCCTGATCTCTGCTTTGATTACCGCCGTCTGATCGAACAGGAAAGAGGCGTTGCACGAGCCACTCAGCCAGATCACCGGATCTGCATCGTGGGTGCCGGGATTACCGGGCTGACGGCGGCTCGAGAACTATTACGCTGCGGCTTTACCCGCATCTCCTTGTTCGAGCAGTCACAGCGTGTGGGGGGGCGTCACCTGACTTTGGTGAATAGCAAAGGAAATCACAAGCAACCGGCAACCCCTTTCGAAATGGGCGCCATGCGCATGCCGTTTTTCAACAGGACTGGCGAATCCCCTAAAGACGGTCGCTCGCTTATGGCCTACTACGCCAAGCTGTTCGACCTGCGCATTTCCGATTTTCCGAATCCGGGGACACCGTGGGTCAATGCCACGGGAATATATCTTCGTGATGGCCAGCTAGAGAGTGGTGGCGATCCTGCGCTGCTGGTCTGGCGTAACCCAGAAGGCAAGACACCTCCACCCACCCCGATACTCAAGCAGGTCTATGACAAGTGGCACCATTTTGCGACGCGCTTCGCCGAGCGTATCGCGGCGGTTTATGGCACTTATGGCTGGGAGTCTATGTGGTCGGCCATCGTTGAACGCTATCACCGATTATCGTTCAGAGAACTGGTGCATCTACCCACGCTTGAGGCCTGGGACCCTGCAAACCCTGGTGATTTTGGCGGGTTAGGCATGAGCAGCGACGAATCGGCGATCTTCTATGCGATCGGCATTGGGGATGGCAGCTGGGGAGCGTTCTATGACGTCTGCTGCCTGTATCCGCTGCGTACAGCAATCTTTGGCTTCAGTAGCCACCTACAGTTGGTCCATGGGCGTGTCGATCAGGAGGGTGTGCCCTATGCTGCACCGCACCTCGAAGCCAGCCGTGTCCCTGACAGTAAAGGGTTGATGTTTCAGGGGCCAGCGTATATCGGGCTCGCGGCGCTGGATGAAAGTCTTATGTTTCTAGACTTCGGATTGGGCGGTACCTCGCTGTACGATCACCTGCTGCAACGAGAGGATGGGCTACTCACCGACACCTCTGTCTGTTCGCTACAAAAGCTGGAAAATGGCCAGTTGCGAGTCGGTTATCGTTGGCACTGCAGTGATCCGGCTCACCAGAGCATCCGATACCAGGACTTCGACAGTGTGATCCTGACTACCCCATCCTGGTTGATCGAAACCAACATCCGTCTTGACGGTTTCAATCGCCAGGTACTGCCGCAGACAATCGTCGATGCCTGGAAGCATGCCCATTGGGAGACAAGCTGCAAGGTATATGCTCCGCTGGACAAGCGCTTCCTGGACCGTAAGTCAGCGTTGCCCCAGGTCCTGGTAACCGACAGTTTTGTCCACGACGTGTATGCCTATCGGTACAACGATAGTTACCCAGAGGACTGCATCCTGCTGAGTTATACCTGGGAGGATGATGCAACGAAGCTGGCAGCATTTTCCGACGAGGAGTTGGGGCAGAAATGCGTGAACGAGCTTGATCGAATTCTGCTGCGCTGTAGCAACATAGGTGAGGCCATATCACCCTACATTGACACTCGCAACATCCGCATACAACGTTGGATGACAGATAAAAACGCCCTGGGATGTGCAAAGTTGTATCGGGCAGGCACTTACTACGATGCGGTAAACCTGATGAAGTACAACCGCGACTTCAGTGCCCTGTCAGGCCTGTATCTGGCCGGAGAGTCCTTCTCTGTTGATGCGGGCTGGACCGAGCCGTGTTTACGTACGGCTGTGGATGTCGTGATCAACCTTTGCGATAGAACATCAGCGCAGTTTCAGGGTGGTTTCACCCTGAGCCACTATCCGCACTATCAAGTCAGGATCTAAGGCTGTTAGCGTGTGGTTGTAGGGCCCTTCCTACAATATCTCTTTTCCTTTCCTTCGAACTGGTGGGAGTGTCCTGACTGTCACTCCCCAGCCCAACCCCGCTTTACTGGCGCCCTTCCAAAACAACCACAAGAAGGAAGCTGCCATGTCTGCACACTGTTCCGCCGTCAGTCCAGTACGCGTCGCTGTCGTCCAATACGACCCGCAGGTCGGGCTCGAGCATTGCGACGGCAACCTGAGCAAGGGCTTGGCATTGGCCCGTCGTGCCGTGCGTGAAGGCGCCAACCTGATCGTGCTGCCTGAGCTGGCCAACACCGGCTACACCTTCCGCACTCGCGCAGAGGCCTATGCCCACGCCGAAACCCTGGAGGCAGGCGTCAGCCTGAAAGCCTGGGCGGATTTCGCCAGGGAATATCAGGTCTACCTGGCCGCAGGTTTTGCCGAACGCGACGGGCTGAAGCTCTACGACAGTGCCGTACTGTTCGGCCCGGAAGGCCTGCTAGGGCATTACCGCAAGGCCCACCTGTGGAATCAGGAAAAGCTCTGGTTCACCCCTGGCAACCTGGGCTTTCCGGTATTCGAGACACCGATCGGCCGTATCGGCCTGCTGATCTGCTGGGACATCTGGTTCCCTGAAGTGCCACGGCTGATGGCGGCACAAGGTGCCGACATCATCTGCAGCCTGAACAACTGGGTTTGGACCCCGCCACCGTTGTTCGATGACACAGGGCGCTGCATGGCTTCTTACCTGACCATGACCGCGGCACACGTCAACAACCTCTACATCGCCGCAGCCAACCGCATAGGCCATGAGCGGGGTGGGCGCTTCCTGGGTTGTTCGTTGATCGCCGGTACCAATGGCTGGCCCATCGGCGAGGTGGCCAGTGCCGAAGAGGAGAGCATTGTCGTTGCCGATGTCGACCTCAGCAGTTCACGTTCGGCACCGATCTGGAACAACCTCAACGACCTGCCACGGGACCGCCGTACCGATCTCTATGACGCGACCCTTGGCTATCGCCTGCATGCCCCGATGCCGCGTTGAGGAGTCGCATATGAAAACCTTGCACGCTCTGGATCGGAAGCATTTGCCCCTGGTGCTCTTTGTCAGCCTGCTGGGGACGCTGGCTGCGAGCCTCGCCCAAGGCCAATGGCCGGACTACACGCAACTGGCGGCGACACTCGATCAGCCACTGAGCCGGCTGCGCTGGATCGTCGGTGATATCAGTGAGGTGGCGTTCTACAAGCACGAACTGCCCGCCCTGGGTTTGCTGCTTGGGGCTTGCCTGGCTCACGTGGCCCATATGTACGGGTATCGCTGGCAGGGTTTTGCCATCTGCTATGGCAGCGGACTATGGCCATGGGTATTCACCAGCTCGCTGTTGGGCCTGCTGCTCAGCCACGCGTTCTGGGGATGGACCTTGGCCAGTGGTACCTGGCAGCCGACCTTCGTCGCCTTCGTATCGTTGCCGGCGGCCATGGTGCTGCTGTACGGCGCGGGTTGGCGGGTCACGCTCAGCGGCGCACTGCTGGGGGCGTTGCTGGTAACCCCGGCCAGTCTGCTGATGGTCAATTACCTGTGTTATCCGCTGCAATTGCCGGTGGTGGTCGGCAACGTTGGCGGCATGGCGTTGGCAAGCCTGGTGGCATTCATGCTGTGCCGGCGCTTTCCGTCATGGGTACGGCACAGCCACAAGCCCGTGGTGCGCGAACCTGTTGCTGCCCAACCCGATTACGGCGTTGTCTGGACCTTGCGACGTGTCTTGGCCGATTTCAGCGAAGCGCCATTCTTCGGTAATGAGCTGGCCAGCCTCGGGCTGCTGCTGGGCGTGTTCCTGGCTTACATGCTGGCCCCGGCAGCGCCGGCCTACGGTTCGCTGCTGCTGCTACCGATGGTCGCCGGGCAGGCGTTGGCCTCACTGGTCGGGGTGTTGTTCTGGCGTCATCAATGGCAGGCACGAGGGTGGTACCCCACCTATATCCCCATCGTCTCTATCGTCCCGGCCGCTGTGCTTGCCCATGGTGGCAGCTGGCAAGTAGTGGTGGGCAGTGCCGTGTTCGGCGCGCTGGTGGCTCCCCCGCTGGCAGTGGCCATTACCCAGCGCTTGCCGGCCTACATGCACGGCTACATAGGAAA encodes the following:
- a CDS encoding flavin monoamine oxidase family protein → MTIGSTHNHPANLAIEPSQPMQPWAARYPNPPDLCFDYRRLIEQERGVARATQPDHRICIVGAGITGLTAARELLRCGFTRISLFEQSQRVGGRHLTLVNSKGNHKQPATPFEMGAMRMPFFNRTGESPKDGRSLMAYYAKLFDLRISDFPNPGTPWVNATGIYLRDGQLESGGDPALLVWRNPEGKTPPPTPILKQVYDKWHHFATRFAERIAAVYGTYGWESMWSAIVERYHRLSFRELVHLPTLEAWDPANPGDFGGLGMSSDESAIFYAIGIGDGSWGAFYDVCCLYPLRTAIFGFSSHLQLVHGRVDQEGVPYAAPHLEASRVPDSKGLMFQGPAYIGLAALDESLMFLDFGLGGTSLYDHLLQREDGLLTDTSVCSLQKLENGQLRVGYRWHCSDPAHQSIRYQDFDSVILTTPSWLIETNIRLDGFNRQVLPQTIVDAWKHAHWETSCKVYAPLDKRFLDRKSALPQVLVTDSFVHDVYAYRYNDSYPEDCILLSYTWEDDATKLAAFSDEELGQKCVNELDRILLRCSNIGEAISPYIDTRNIRIQRWMTDKNALGCAKLYRAGTYYDAVNLMKYNRDFSALSGLYLAGESFSVDAGWTEPCLRTAVDVVINLCDRTSAQFQGGFTLSHYPHYQVRI
- a CDS encoding nitrilase family protein, whose translation is MSAHCSAVSPVRVAVVQYDPQVGLEHCDGNLSKGLALARRAVREGANLIVLPELANTGYTFRTRAEAYAHAETLEAGVSLKAWADFAREYQVYLAAGFAERDGLKLYDSAVLFGPEGLLGHYRKAHLWNQEKLWFTPGNLGFPVFETPIGRIGLLICWDIWFPEVPRLMAAQGADIICSLNNWVWTPPPLFDDTGRCMASYLTMTAAHVNNLYIAAANRIGHERGGRFLGCSLIAGTNGWPIGEVASAEEESIVVADVDLSSSRSAPIWNNLNDLPRDRRTDLYDATLGYRLHAPMPR